One genomic window of Pseudomonas chlororaphis subsp. piscium includes the following:
- a CDS encoding GntP family permease, with protein sequence MFGMSQETYLLVDAVVTIIGLIVLITRFKLHPFIALTIAAGFLGLTSGMPVDKIIKAFQDGFGGVLGFVGIILALGTMLGKMMAESGGADQIAQTLIRSFGKERVQWAMMFAAFLVGIPLFFEIGFVLLIPLVFIVARRTGVSIIKIGIPLLAGLSAVHGLVPPHPGPLLAIGVFGADIGKTILYGLIVALPTAIIAGPIYGTFIAKHIPGHPSQELVDQLARENTSANLPSFSVTLLTVLLPVFLMLLKTFADVAFPDGHFFRIWMDMIGHPISALLLALLLSLYTFGSRQGIGSKQILKLLDASLAPTAAIILIIGAGGGFKQMLVTSGVGDVIGHMAVNAQISPILLAWLVAAVIRIATGSATVATITGAGIVVPVVGMIPGVNRELLVLATGAGSLILSHVNDAGFWLVKQYFNMTVAETFKTWTAMETILSVVGLIFILLLSLVV encoded by the coding sequence ATGTTTGGCATGTCCCAAGAGACCTATCTGCTGGTAGACGCAGTGGTCACCATTATCGGGCTGATCGTGCTGATCACCCGATTCAAGCTGCATCCCTTCATCGCCCTGACCATCGCCGCGGGTTTCCTCGGCCTGACTTCGGGCATGCCGGTGGACAAGATCATCAAGGCGTTCCAGGACGGCTTCGGTGGTGTACTCGGTTTCGTCGGGATCATCCTCGCGCTGGGCACCATGCTCGGCAAAATGATGGCCGAATCCGGTGGCGCGGATCAGATCGCCCAGACCCTGATCCGCTCGTTCGGCAAGGAGCGGGTGCAGTGGGCGATGATGTTCGCCGCCTTCCTGGTGGGCATCCCGCTGTTCTTCGAGATCGGCTTCGTGCTGCTGATCCCGCTGGTGTTCATCGTCGCCCGGCGCACCGGCGTGTCGATCATCAAGATCGGTATCCCGCTGCTGGCCGGCCTGTCCGCGGTGCACGGCCTGGTGCCGCCGCATCCGGGCCCGCTGCTGGCCATCGGCGTGTTTGGCGCCGACATCGGCAAGACCATTCTCTACGGCCTGATCGTGGCCCTGCCGACTGCGATCATCGCCGGTCCGATCTACGGCACCTTCATCGCCAAGCACATCCCGGGTCATCCGTCCCAGGAGCTGGTGGACCAGCTGGCGCGCGAGAACACCTCGGCCAACCTGCCGAGCTTCAGCGTGACCCTGCTGACCGTGCTGCTGCCGGTGTTCCTGATGCTGCTCAAGACCTTCGCCGACGTGGCCTTCCCGGACGGGCATTTCTTCCGCATCTGGATGGACATGATCGGTCACCCGATCAGCGCGCTGCTGCTGGCCTTGCTGCTGTCGCTCTACACCTTCGGCTCGCGCCAGGGCATCGGCTCCAAGCAGATCCTCAAGCTGCTCGACGCCAGCCTGGCGCCGACCGCGGCGATCATCCTGATCATCGGTGCCGGCGGTGGCTTCAAGCAGATGCTGGTGACCAGCGGCGTGGGTGACGTGATCGGCCACATGGCGGTCAACGCGCAGATCTCGCCGATCCTCCTGGCGTGGCTGGTGGCGGCGGTGATTCGCATCGCCACCGGTTCGGCGACCGTGGCGACCATCACCGGCGCGGGCATCGTGGTGCCAGTGGTCGGCATGATTCCTGGGGTCAACCGCGAGCTGCTGGTGCTGGCCACCGGTGCCGGTTCCCTGATCCTGTCCCACGTCAACGACGCCGGTTTTTGGCTGGTGAAGCAGTACTTCAACATGACCGTGGCGGAAACCTTCAAGACCTGGACCGCGATGGAAACCATCCTCTCGGTGGTTGGCCTGATTTTTATCCTGCTGTTGTCGCTGGTGGTTTAA
- a CDS encoding GNAT family N-acetyltransferase, with product MDSPTTTRLVPYEQLDATQLQQLDALEVHPQQKNYSGDIYTALHTLLKAPEPGIKGFALLADEVPVAFLLLKRPPFLPHWADPDTATLHALQVDHRVQGKGYGRACLQALPAAARLVWPEIKGLMLSVDADNQAAFNLYLKQGWVDSGEAYRGRIGYERRLALIF from the coding sequence ATGGATAGCCCAACGACCACCCGACTCGTGCCCTACGAACAGCTCGATGCCACGCAATTGCAGCAGCTCGACGCGCTCGAGGTGCACCCGCAACAGAAGAATTATTCCGGCGACATCTACACCGCGCTGCATACCCTGCTCAAGGCACCGGAACCCGGGATCAAGGGCTTCGCCCTGCTGGCCGACGAAGTCCCGGTGGCGTTCCTGCTGCTCAAGCGCCCGCCGTTCCTACCCCATTGGGCCGACCCCGACACCGCCACCCTGCATGCCTTGCAGGTCGATCACCGGGTCCAGGGTAAAGGCTACGGCCGCGCCTGCCTGCAAGCCCTGCCCGCCGCCGCGCGCCTGGTGTGGCCGGAGATCAAGGGGCTGATGCTGTCGGTGGACGCGGACAACCAAGCGGCGTTCAACCTCTACCTGAAGCAAGGCTGGGTCGACAGCGGCGAGGCCTACCGGGGCCGCATCGGTTACGAACGCCGCCTGGCCCTGATTTTCTGA
- a CDS encoding LysE family transporter → MTELLVVITITVLAVLSPGPDFAMVTRNSLVLSRRHGVFTALGIGLGVMLHIGYTLFGVGLLVKESLLLFSALKIAGALYLVYLGIRMLRTRAVEEEVATDAPRVSAWTALRTGFLTNALNPKTMIFVVSLFMQVMQPGTAPGVQIGYGAIIVLAHVLWFVAVALFFSTPGIRARLMAYKRRIDQLFGVLLVGFGVLLSALSLRS, encoded by the coding sequence ATGACTGAACTGTTAGTGGTAATCACCATCACTGTGCTGGCGGTGCTCAGCCCGGGGCCGGATTTCGCCATGGTCACGCGCAACAGCCTGGTGCTGTCGCGCCGGCACGGCGTGTTCACGGCACTGGGGATCGGGCTCGGGGTGATGCTGCATATCGGCTACACGCTGTTTGGCGTCGGCCTGCTGGTCAAGGAGTCGCTGCTGCTGTTCAGCGCGTTGAAGATCGCCGGGGCGCTGTACCTGGTTTATCTCGGTATCCGGATGCTGCGTACTCGCGCAGTCGAGGAGGAGGTGGCGACGGATGCGCCGCGGGTTTCGGCATGGACGGCGCTGCGCACCGGCTTTTTGACCAATGCGCTGAACCCCAAGACCATGATTTTTGTGGTCAGCCTGTTCATGCAGGTGATGCAGCCAGGGACCGCGCCGGGTGTGCAGATCGGCTATGGCGCGATCATTGTCCTGGCCCATGTGCTGTGGTTCGTGGCGGTGGCGCTGTTCTTCTCGACGCCGGGCATCCGGGCCCGGCTCATGGCTTACAAGCGGCGTATCGACCAGCTGTTCGGCGTTCTGCTGGTGGGCTTCGGCGTACTGCTCAGCGCCCTGAGCCTGCGTTCCTGA
- a CDS encoding YybH family protein: MNAQTTESEIRSLIDAWRQAVMVKDIDRIVSYYADDITSFDAVTALQFKGKEAYRAHWKTCMEVCPGPGIFDFEQLHIVGANDIAFAHWLAHCGGTDDKGETKACWMRVTAGYQRIGGQWKVVHEHWSAPFDMMSGTVLFDLQP; encoded by the coding sequence ATGAACGCCCAAACCACCGAAAGCGAAATCCGCAGCCTGATCGACGCCTGGCGCCAGGCCGTGATGGTCAAGGACATCGATCGTATCGTCAGCTACTACGCCGACGACATCACCTCGTTCGACGCCGTGACCGCGTTGCAATTCAAGGGCAAGGAGGCCTACCGCGCGCACTGGAAGACCTGCATGGAAGTCTGCCCCGGCCCTGGCATCTTCGACTTCGAGCAACTGCACATAGTCGGGGCCAACGACATCGCCTTCGCCCACTGGCTGGCCCACTGCGGCGGCACCGACGACAAGGGCGAGACCAAGGCCTGCTGGATGCGCGTGACCGCGGGTTACCAGCGTATTGGTGGGCAGTGGAAAGTGGTGCACGAACACTGGTCGGCGCCGTTCGACATGATGAGCGGCACCGTGCTGTTCGACCTGCAACCCTGA
- the alaC gene encoding alanine transaminase — MAEQGSPRRFARIDRLPPYVFNITAELKMAARRRGEDIIDLSMGNPDGATPPHIVEKLVTVAQREDTHGYSTSKGIPRLRRAISRWYKDRYEVDIDPESEAIVTIGSKEGLAHLMLATLDQGDTVLVPNPSYPIHIYGAVIAGAQVRSVPLVPGVDFFDELERAIRGSIPKPKMMILGFPSNPTAQCVELDFFERVIALAKQYDVLVIHDLAYADIVYDGWKAPSIMQVPGAKDIAVEFFTLSKSYNMAGWRIGFMVGNPELVSALARIKSYHDYGTFTPLQVAAIAALEGDQQCVKDIAEQYRQRRNVLVKGLHELGWMVENPKASMYVWAKIPEAYAHLGSLEFAKKLLAEAKVCVSPGVGFGEYGDDHVRFALIENQDRIRQAVRGIRGMFRADGLVQKG, encoded by the coding sequence ATGGCCGAACAAGGTTCGCCGCGCCGCTTTGCGCGCATAGATCGACTCCCCCCCTACGTATTCAATATCACTGCCGAGCTGAAGATGGCTGCGCGTCGGCGCGGCGAAGACATCATCGACTTGAGCATGGGTAACCCCGACGGTGCGACTCCACCGCACATCGTCGAAAAACTGGTCACCGTCGCCCAGCGCGAAGACACCCACGGCTACTCCACCTCCAAGGGTATTCCGCGTCTGCGCCGGGCCATTTCGCGCTGGTACAAGGATCGCTACGAGGTCGATATCGACCCGGAAAGCGAAGCCATCGTCACCATCGGTTCCAAGGAAGGCCTGGCGCACCTGATGCTCGCCACCCTGGACCAGGGCGATACCGTGCTGGTGCCCAACCCGAGCTACCCGATCCACATCTACGGCGCGGTAATCGCCGGCGCCCAGGTGCGTTCAGTGCCGCTGGTGCCGGGCGTGGACTTCTTCGACGAACTGGAACGAGCCATCCGCGGCTCGATCCCGAAACCGAAGATGATGATCCTCGGTTTCCCGTCCAACCCGACCGCGCAGTGCGTCGAGCTGGATTTCTTCGAGCGGGTGATCGCCCTGGCCAAGCAGTACGACGTGCTGGTGATCCACGACCTGGCCTACGCCGACATCGTCTACGACGGCTGGAAAGCCCCGTCGATCATGCAGGTGCCGGGCGCCAAGGACATCGCGGTGGAGTTCTTCACCCTGTCCAAGAGCTACAACATGGCCGGCTGGCGTATCGGCTTCATGGTCGGCAACCCGGAGCTGGTCAGCGCCCTGGCGCGGATCAAGAGCTACCACGACTACGGCACCTTCACCCCGCTGCAGGTGGCGGCCATCGCCGCACTGGAAGGTGACCAGCAGTGCGTGAAAGACATCGCCGAGCAGTACCGCCAGCGCCGCAATGTGCTGGTCAAGGGCCTGCACGAGCTGGGCTGGATGGTCGAAAATCCCAAGGCCTCGATGTATGTCTGGGCGAAGATTCCCGAGGCCTATGCCCACCTGGGCTCGCTGGAGTTCGCCAAGAAACTGCTGGCCGAGGCCAAGGTCTGCGTCTCGCCAGGGGTGGGTTTTGGCGAGTACGGCGATGATCATGTGCGCTTCGCCCTGATCGAAAACCAGGACCGCATCCGCCAGGCCGTGCGTGGTATCCGCGGCATGTTCCGCGCCGATGGCCTGGTGCAGAAAGGCTGA
- a CDS encoding LysR substrate-binding domain-containing protein, giving the protein MKTDILGDKNSQTANRRLPPLSALRCFEAAARLESFTRAGEALHLTHGAISRAVRALEEDLGTRLFERRSHRVFLTEAGRELLHSVEHAFDLIDAAARKLRTPDKTAALVLSCEPTLLMRWLIPRIPAFFAAHPDIPLQLVAGGGPFAFAQGIDLAIRRNDFPWPPHTHAQWLFDEAIGPVCRPEQAAHWARNVAGTARLSSTAPRLHSATRAQAWEQWLTLKGMEQAPGKEQVFEHFYFSLQAAVAGLGLAIAPWQLVRDDLESGLLVAPFGFIADGSAYYLLSPEAIDPDSAVARLLDWLRHQALPLDGEQHGATRPAT; this is encoded by the coding sequence ATGAAAACTGACATTCTCGGTGATAAAAACTCACAGACAGCCAATCGCCGCCTGCCGCCCCTGAGCGCCCTGCGCTGTTTCGAGGCCGCCGCTCGCCTGGAGAGTTTCACCCGCGCCGGCGAAGCCCTGCACCTGACCCACGGCGCCATCAGCCGTGCCGTGCGCGCCCTGGAAGAAGACCTCGGCACACGGCTATTCGAACGTCGCAGCCACCGGGTATTTCTCACCGAGGCCGGCCGCGAATTGCTGCACAGCGTGGAGCATGCCTTCGACCTGATCGACGCCGCCGCACGCAAACTGCGAACGCCGGACAAGACCGCGGCCCTGGTGCTGTCCTGTGAGCCGACCCTGCTGATGCGCTGGCTGATTCCCCGAATCCCGGCATTTTTCGCCGCTCATCCGGATATCCCCCTGCAACTGGTGGCCGGCGGCGGGCCCTTCGCTTTTGCTCAAGGCATCGACCTGGCGATCCGCCGCAACGACTTTCCCTGGCCGCCGCACACCCATGCGCAGTGGCTGTTCGACGAAGCCATCGGCCCGGTATGCCGCCCGGAACAGGCTGCCCACTGGGCCCGCAATGTAGCAGGCACGGCCCGGTTATCGAGCACTGCACCGCGCCTGCACAGCGCGACCCGGGCGCAGGCCTGGGAGCAATGGTTGACCCTCAAGGGAATGGAACAGGCGCCGGGCAAGGAGCAGGTCTTCGAGCATTTCTACTTCAGCCTGCAAGCGGCGGTCGCCGGGTTGGGACTGGCGATCGCGCCCTGGCAACTGGTGCGCGACGACCTGGAGTCGGGCCTGCTGGTCGCGCCTTTCGGTTTTATCGCCGACGGCAGCGCGTATTACCTGTTGTCACCCGAGGCGATCGACCCGGACTCAGCCGTCGCCCGCTTACTCGACTGGCTGCGCCACCAGGCGCTGCCGCTGGACGGTGAGCAGCACGGCGCCACCCGCCCAGCCACATAA
- a CDS encoding YciI family protein, whose amino-acid sequence MKYLCLVYSDEQLLHSLPESPKDAECMAYAESVQGSGRMIAAEALESVQTATTVRMRGGRLSITDGPFAETKEQLAGFYLIDAKDLNEAIQVAGNIPAARVGSIEVRPVRELNP is encoded by the coding sequence ATGAAATACCTATGCCTGGTCTACAGCGACGAACAGCTGTTGCACAGCCTGCCGGAGAGCCCGAAGGACGCCGAGTGCATGGCCTACGCCGAGTCGGTGCAGGGCAGCGGCCGGATGATCGCCGCCGAGGCCCTGGAGTCGGTGCAGACCGCGACCACGGTGCGCATGCGCGGCGGCCGGCTGTCGATCACCGACGGCCCGTTCGCCGAAACCAAGGAACAGTTGGCCGGGTTCTACCTGATCGATGCCAAGGATCTCAACGAAGCCATCCAGGTCGCCGGCAACATCCCGGCGGCCCGGGTCGGCAGCATCGAGGTGCGCCCGGTGCGCGAGTTGAATCCCTGA
- a CDS encoding SRPBCC family protein, producing MTEHSAGRAPAQYELSISRLIDAPPGKLFRAWTEPELLVQWWGPHGMTTPECEMDLWVGGQFRTLMRAPDGNEYPTMGVFLEIVAPRRLVFTDAFLPGWIPSGKAFMSAEVTFDEVDGKTLYTARAMHWSEEDRQAHEAMGFHEGWGQSLDRLESLVTRGMPD from the coding sequence ATGACCGAGCACAGCGCGGGCCGTGCGCCCGCCCAATACGAGTTGTCCATCAGTCGCCTGATCGATGCGCCGCCCGGCAAGCTGTTTCGCGCCTGGACCGAACCCGAGTTGCTGGTGCAATGGTGGGGCCCCCACGGCATGACCACCCCCGAGTGTGAAATGGACCTGTGGGTCGGCGGCCAGTTTCGCACCCTGATGCGCGCACCGGATGGCAACGAGTACCCGACCATGGGCGTGTTCCTGGAGATAGTCGCGCCGCGGCGGCTGGTGTTCACCGACGCCTTCCTGCCGGGCTGGATCCCTTCGGGCAAGGCCTTCATGAGCGCCGAGGTGACCTTCGACGAAGTGGATGGCAAGACCCTCTACACCGCCCGCGCCATGCACTGGAGCGAAGAGGATCGCCAGGCCCATGAAGCCATGGGCTTTCACGAGGGCTGGGGGCAGAGCCTGGATCGCCTGGAAAGCCTGGTGACCCGAGGCATGCCGGACTGA
- a CDS encoding LysE family translocator: protein MEFTSGFLLSLSLCLDIGVANIAMITLAMQRGYFQGFCLGLGTCVGDLVYAVLALAGMTVLLQYEMVRWVLWIGGSALLVYFAAKMIYSAIHHSAVLAEAGEVDNGSPRKEFFRGIFLAMSSPSAILWFAAVGGTLIARSGGGDLLSSGLFLSGFFCAGLAWVVGLCFAATQGGKLLGDKLLRYSYLASAAIFCYFAVYVILSGYQEFIVGAAVAELPAL from the coding sequence ATGGAGTTTACCAGCGGCTTTCTGCTGAGCCTTTCGCTGTGCCTGGACATAGGCGTGGCCAATATCGCGATGATTACCCTGGCCATGCAGCGTGGCTACTTCCAGGGTTTCTGCCTGGGCCTTGGCACCTGCGTCGGTGACCTGGTCTACGCGGTGCTGGCGCTGGCCGGCATGACCGTGCTGCTGCAGTACGAGATGGTGCGCTGGGTATTGTGGATCGGCGGGTCGGCGCTGCTGGTGTATTTCGCGGCGAAGATGATCTATTCGGCGATCCACCACAGCGCCGTGCTGGCCGAGGCTGGCGAGGTGGACAACGGTTCGCCGCGCAAGGAGTTTTTCCGCGGCATTTTCCTGGCCATGTCGTCCCCCAGCGCGATCCTCTGGTTCGCCGCGGTGGGCGGTACCCTGATTGCCCGTTCCGGTGGCGGCGACCTGCTCAGTTCCGGGCTGTTCCTCAGCGGTTTCTTCTGCGCCGGGCTGGCCTGGGTCGTGGGCCTGTGCTTTGCCGCGACCCAGGGCGGCAAGCTGCTGGGGGACAAGTTGTTGCGCTATTCCTACCTGGCATCTGCGGCGATCTTCTGCTATTTCGCGGTCTACGTGATTCTATCCGGTTACCAGGAGTTCATCGTCGGCGCGGCGGTCGCGGAACTTCCCGCACTCTGA
- a CDS encoding GNAT family N-acetyltransferase translates to MTLSNLLIRQVAAADLDRCFAIETLAYEGDEAATREKIATRIATWPEGFIVAEVDGVVAGFINSGAAFEVEMADEAFKELIGHDPAGPHVVIMSVVVHPDYQGQGVSRRLLEAFIERMRGLGKASINLMCKERHVPLYERFGFVYLKASASDHGGMAWHEMVLEL, encoded by the coding sequence ATGACCTTATCCAACCTGTTGATCCGTCAGGTCGCCGCCGCTGACCTGGACCGCTGCTTCGCCATCGAAACCCTGGCCTACGAAGGCGACGAAGCCGCCACCCGAGAAAAGATCGCCACCCGCATCGCCACCTGGCCCGAGGGTTTCATCGTCGCCGAGGTGGATGGCGTGGTGGCCGGTTTCATCAATTCCGGCGCGGCCTTCGAGGTCGAGATGGCCGACGAGGCCTTCAAGGAACTGATCGGCCACGACCCGGCCGGGCCTCACGTGGTGATCATGTCGGTGGTGGTGCATCCGGACTATCAGGGCCAGGGTGTTTCCCGGCGCTTGCTGGAGGCCTTTATCGAGCGCATGCGCGGCCTGGGCAAGGCCAGCATCAACCTGATGTGCAAGGAGCGGCATGTGCCGCTGTACGAGCGCTTCGGCTTCGTCTACCTCAAGGCCTCGGCGTCGGACCATGGCGGCATGGCCTGGCATGAGATGGTGCTGGAGTTGTGA
- a CDS encoding pyridoxamine 5'-phosphate oxidase family protein — MLTTLEQLEAIYGLPLERAVRKEIPFLNPDYQAMVRASPLVILSTSGPDGMDGSPRGDAPGFVRIIDERTLALPDRPGNNRIDSLRNIVSDPRVALLFIIPGIGETLRVNGRARISAEPALLDSFAVNGKPARTVILVDVEAAYFHCSKAIVRSDLWNPEHYLERSALPSAGAILKRLCDGQFDADRYDREMPERVRNSLY, encoded by the coding sequence ATGCTGACCACCCTCGAACAACTGGAAGCGATCTACGGCCTGCCCCTCGAGCGGGCCGTGCGCAAGGAAATCCCCTTCCTCAACCCGGACTATCAGGCCATGGTGCGCGCCTCGCCGCTGGTGATCCTGAGCACCAGCGGTCCCGACGGCATGGACGGCTCGCCCCGCGGCGATGCCCCGGGTTTCGTGCGGATCATCGACGAGCGCACCCTGGCCCTGCCCGACCGCCCGGGCAACAACCGCATCGACAGCCTGCGCAATATCGTCAGCGACCCGCGGGTGGCCCTGCTGTTCATCATCCCGGGCATCGGCGAGACCCTGCGGGTCAATGGCCGGGCGCGGATCTCGGCCGAGCCGGCGCTGCTGGACAGCTTCGCGGTGAACGGCAAGCCGGCGCGCACGGTGATCCTGGTGGACGTCGAGGCGGCCTACTTCCACTGCTCCAAGGCCATAGTGCGTTCCGACCTGTGGAACCCCGAGCACTACCTGGAACGCTCGGCCCTGCCCTCGGCCGGCGCCATCCTCAAGCGCCTCTGCGACGGCCAGTTCGACGCCGACCGCTACGACCGGGAAATGCCGGAACGGGTGCGCAACAGCCTGTATTGA
- a CDS encoding gluconokinase: MSQPITALVIMGVAGCGKSSVSEALCQRSGATAIEGDTFHPAANIAKMSAGIPLDDDDRAGWLDSLCDELRRALAAGQRPVLTCSALKRKYRDRLRSATPGLGFVFLQLTPQVAADRVAHRPGHFMPSTLIDSQFATLESPVGEPLTLALDATIHSVDRLAEQAHGWWLEHGLDPSR, from the coding sequence ATGAGTCAACCCATCACCGCCCTGGTCATCATGGGCGTTGCCGGCTGCGGCAAGTCCAGCGTCAGTGAAGCGCTGTGCCAGCGCAGCGGCGCCACGGCCATTGAAGGCGATACGTTCCACCCTGCCGCCAATATCGCCAAGATGAGTGCCGGTATTCCCCTGGATGACGACGACCGTGCCGGCTGGCTCGACAGCCTGTGCGACGAGTTGCGTCGTGCCCTGGCCGCCGGACAGCGTCCGGTGCTGACCTGCTCGGCGCTCAAGCGCAAGTACCGCGACCGCCTGCGCAGCGCCACGCCCGGCCTGGGCTTCGTTTTCCTGCAATTGACACCACAGGTGGCCGCCGATCGCGTGGCCCACCGTCCGGGGCATTTCATGCCTTCGACCCTGATCGACAGTCAGTTCGCTACCCTCGAATCTCCCGTGGGCGAACCCCTGACCCTGGCATTGGACGCCACCATCCACAGCGTTGACCGGCTGGCCGAACAGGCCCATGGCTGGTGGCTGGAGCACGGGCTGGACCCATCCCGATAA
- a CDS encoding GyrI-like domain-containing protein, translating into MDEQKQVSGPVPRFEKGRFLLIAGLGGRFTPETTQRIPELWERFIPHLGKVPGQVGEETYGLCCNPDGKGGFEYIAGVEISKLDDLPELYRWIEVPPQHYAVFEHKGPLASLPQTFQYIWKTWLPQSGREAADAPEFERYSADFNPDTGQGVLEIWLPLKE; encoded by the coding sequence ATGGATGAGCAAAAACAGGTCAGCGGGCCGGTGCCGCGCTTCGAAAAGGGGCGCTTTCTGCTGATTGCCGGCCTCGGCGGGCGTTTCACTCCCGAGACGACGCAGCGCATTCCTGAACTCTGGGAACGCTTTATTCCCCATCTCGGCAAGGTCCCCGGCCAGGTGGGGGAGGAGACCTACGGCCTCTGCTGCAACCCCGACGGCAAGGGCGGCTTCGAATACATCGCCGGGGTCGAGATCAGCAAGCTCGACGATTTGCCCGAGCTGTATCGCTGGATCGAGGTGCCGCCGCAGCATTACGCGGTGTTCGAGCACAAGGGGCCGCTCGCGAGCCTGCCGCAGACCTTCCAATACATCTGGAAAACCTGGCTGCCACAGTCCGGGCGCGAAGCCGCCGATGCGCCGGAATTCGAACGCTACAGCGCCGACTTCAACCCCGACACCGGCCAGGGCGTGTTGGAGATATGGCTGCCGCTCAAGGAGTAG
- a CDS encoding LacI family DNA-binding transcriptional regulator, with translation MTSSKNDKNTRTTGRPTLNEVARLAGVSPITASRALRGIDTVATELVEKVRKAASELNYVVNPAARALASAQSHSVVVLVPSLSNLLFIDTLEAIHQVLRPKGFEVLIGNFHYSRDEEENLLRNYMAYQPRGLLLTGFDRTESARRMVEASNVPCVYMMDLNPEAGLNCVGFSQHNAGETAAEHLISRGRKRLAYIGAQLDQRTLMRGEGFRRGLEKAGLYDPKLKVLTPRPSSVGLGGELFLQLMHSHPDVDAIFFGNDDLAHGALLEAMRCGIRIPEQVAVMGFNDLPASAHMVPRLSSISTPREAIGRRAAEQLLTLMAGNSVAKPVVDMGFELKVREST, from the coding sequence ATGACCTCCTCCAAGAACGATAAAAATACCCGCACCACGGGGCGCCCTACTCTCAACGAAGTCGCGCGTCTGGCTGGCGTCAGCCCGATCACCGCCTCGCGAGCCTTGCGCGGCATCGACACGGTGGCCACCGAACTGGTGGAAAAGGTGCGCAAGGCCGCCAGCGAACTCAACTACGTGGTCAACCCCGCCGCTCGCGCCCTGGCCTCGGCCCAGAGCCATTCGGTTGTGGTGCTGGTGCCGTCGCTGTCCAACCTGCTGTTCATCGATACCCTGGAAGCCATTCATCAGGTTCTGCGGCCCAAGGGCTTCGAAGTGCTGATCGGCAACTTCCACTACTCCCGCGACGAAGAAGAAAACCTGCTGCGCAACTACATGGCCTACCAGCCCCGTGGCCTGCTGCTGACCGGCTTCGACCGGACCGAAAGCGCCCGACGGATGGTCGAAGCCAGCAACGTCCCCTGCGTCTACATGATGGACCTCAACCCCGAGGCCGGCCTGAACTGCGTGGGTTTCTCCCAGCACAACGCCGGGGAAACCGCCGCCGAGCACCTGATCTCCCGCGGGCGCAAGCGCCTGGCCTACATAGGCGCCCAACTCGACCAGCGCACCCTGATGCGCGGCGAAGGTTTCCGCCGTGGCCTGGAGAAAGCCGGCCTGTACGACCCGAAACTGAAAGTCCTCACTCCGCGCCCTTCGTCGGTGGGCCTGGGCGGCGAACTCTTCCTGCAACTGATGCACAGCCACCCGGACGTCGACGCGATCTTCTTCGGCAACGACGACCTGGCCCACGGCGCCCTGCTGGAAGCCATGCGCTGCGGCATCAGGATCCCCGAGCAAGTGGCGGTGATGGGCTTCAACGACCTGCCCGCCTCGGCGCACATGGTGCCGCGCCTGAGCAGCATCAGCACCCCGCGCGAAGCCATCGGCCGCCGCGCCGCGGAACAACTGCTGACCCTGATGGCCGGCAACAGCGTGGCCAAGCCGGTGGTGGACATGGGCTTCGAACTGAAGGTGCGCGAAAGCACCTGA